One part of the Syngnathus acus chromosome 17, fSynAcu1.2, whole genome shotgun sequence genome encodes these proteins:
- the ca8 gene encoding carbonic anhydrase-related protein isoform X1 produces the protein MADKVNEESTNNPRKTDQDWGYEEGVEWGLHYPTANGEYQSPINLNSREAQYDPSLLDVRLSPNYVVCRDCEVINDGHTVRILLKSKSVVSGGPLPSDHEYELHEVRFHWGKENQRGSEHTVNFKAFPMELHLIHWNSTLFNSLEDALGKKNGVLIIALFVQIGKEHLGLKAITEVLQDLQYKGKSKIIPCFNPNTLLPDPLLRDYWVYTGSLTTPPCSENVIWILYRYPLTISQLQIEEFRRLRSHIKGAELLEGNDGILGDNFRPTQPLSDRIVRAAFQ, from the exons GTGTAGAGTGGGGACTCCATTACCCAACAGCCAATGGTGAGTACCAGTCTCCCATCAACTTGAACTCCAGGGAGGCTCAATATGACCCATCCCTCCTGGATGTCCGCCTGTCACCAAACTACGTGGTGTGTCGTGACTGTGAAGTTATAAATGATGGACACACTGTACGTATCCTtctcaagtcaaagtcag TGGTCAGTGGTGGTCCATTACCGAGCGATCACGAGTATGAGCTTCACGAGGTTCGATTCCACTGGGGCAAAGAGAATCAGAGAGGATCAGAGCACACAGTCAACTTTAAGGCTTTTCCTATGGAG cttcatttgatTCACTGGAACAGCACACTGTTCAACTCTCTGGAGGATGCTCTGGGGAAGAAGAACGGAGTTCTCATTATTGCTCTTTTCGTGCAG ATTGGCAAAGAGCATCTGGGTCTGAAAGCCATCACAGAAGTTCTACAGGACCTGCAGTACAAG gGGAAGAGCAAGATAATACCCTGCTTTAATCCAAACACTTTGCTGCCTG ATCCATTATTGAGAGACTACTGGGTGTATACAGGATCTCTGACAACACCACCTTGTAGTGAAAATGTAATATGGATTCTCTATCGCTACCCACTTACCATATCACAATTACAG ATTGAAGAGTTTCGGAGGCTTCGTTCACATATAAAAGGCGCAGAACTGCTAGAGGGGAATGATGGGATATTGGGGGACAATTTCCGCCCAACCCAACCACTGAGTGATCGAATTGTTAGGGCGGCATttcagtga
- the ca8 gene encoding carbonic anhydrase-related protein isoform X2: MADKVNEESTNNPRKTDQDWGYEEEWGLHYPTANGEYQSPINLNSREAQYDPSLLDVRLSPNYVVCRDCEVINDGHTVRILLKSKSVVSGGPLPSDHEYELHEVRFHWGKENQRGSEHTVNFKAFPMELHLIHWNSTLFNSLEDALGKKNGVLIIALFVQIGKEHLGLKAITEVLQDLQYKGKSKIIPCFNPNTLLPDPLLRDYWVYTGSLTTPPCSENVIWILYRYPLTISQLQIEEFRRLRSHIKGAELLEGNDGILGDNFRPTQPLSDRIVRAAFQ, encoded by the exons AGTGGGGACTCCATTACCCAACAGCCAATGGTGAGTACCAGTCTCCCATCAACTTGAACTCCAGGGAGGCTCAATATGACCCATCCCTCCTGGATGTCCGCCTGTCACCAAACTACGTGGTGTGTCGTGACTGTGAAGTTATAAATGATGGACACACTGTACGTATCCTtctcaagtcaaagtcag TGGTCAGTGGTGGTCCATTACCGAGCGATCACGAGTATGAGCTTCACGAGGTTCGATTCCACTGGGGCAAAGAGAATCAGAGAGGATCAGAGCACACAGTCAACTTTAAGGCTTTTCCTATGGAG cttcatttgatTCACTGGAACAGCACACTGTTCAACTCTCTGGAGGATGCTCTGGGGAAGAAGAACGGAGTTCTCATTATTGCTCTTTTCGTGCAG ATTGGCAAAGAGCATCTGGGTCTGAAAGCCATCACAGAAGTTCTACAGGACCTGCAGTACAAG gGGAAGAGCAAGATAATACCCTGCTTTAATCCAAACACTTTGCTGCCTG ATCCATTATTGAGAGACTACTGGGTGTATACAGGATCTCTGACAACACCACCTTGTAGTGAAAATGTAATATGGATTCTCTATCGCTACCCACTTACCATATCACAATTACAG ATTGAAGAGTTTCGGAGGCTTCGTTCACATATAAAAGGCGCAGAACTGCTAGAGGGGAATGATGGGATATTGGGGGACAATTTCCGCCCAACCCAACCACTGAGTGATCGAATTGTTAGGGCGGCATttcagtga
- the nfatc4 gene encoding nuclear factor of activated T-cells, cytoplasmic 4, translated as MGAAPGSGWEEGEFDFKLVFEEDTPRSEEEGSGSVEPADSSRSVDGHSATSNAERSRVSIPSPPSSANQRAGMHSPPPRRVPAREFSGTYESLPARSVQVSESRVVECPSIQITTISPEDESAPNLSWDIESGSRWDRERLYLPLLDPFTYRDRCPGSLSPSPASSPSSRGWLSPASSCDSLLVEEEELSESTLHFGLTPYSRPTSPGGKKRRNSPLASPCTSRRGSYSEELQGGVLEGGDSSLLSQDSPGSFELSVPQKTRKTSMEQLSPRDQEQVSGQKQPETLQSRKEPPSMSMDYLSVPPALAWGRTRANSHSPLFRSNALPPLDWPLPSQFEQYELRIEVQPRPHHRAHYETEGSRGAVKATPTGHPVVKLFGYNERKPLSLQVFVGTADDRSIRPHPFYQIHRVTGKMVGTTSHENIQAGTKVLDIPLNPENHMTALIDCAGILKLRNSDIELRKGETDVGRKNTRVRLVFRTQIPLAPPALPPGRVLALQVASLPIECSQRSAQELPVIESISLTSCSVEGGEELLLSGTNFMAISRVVFMQRSTDGKLQWEEEAHVDRDNSNECLLCMSVPPYCDLSITRPVSVNLYVSNGKRKRSSTHSFKYVPSMFKKEDPLLSRPQALDAGVVCSSVGGQSRMNLRCDPMAEEQTGLGFNLSPYPSTYSPPCTSLAYQEEYGAETVTEEPRGMGPTVSEHHPSFENLELGFTELLPSLYLRGSQPPSPSPWLDSPYLSSSPSPSHSSSLSPFPAGSPISSSPLPPVPTPPYSQYSAYPQEMCPSPPTSQSAYQDLCSVPYSHYESWDPSARVLRMAHEDERDAKVQECPLEFTSSTDMHPITFEEVSEYIGQDLQSYQVTSHTEEQPH; from the exons ATGGGGGCAGCGCCGGGCTCCGGCTGGGAGGAGGGCGAGTTCGACTTCAAGCTGGTGTTCGAGGAGGACACGCCGCGGTCGGAGGAGGAGGGTTCTGGCTCCGTGGAGCCCGCTGACAGCAGCAGAAGTGTGG ACGGCCACAGTGCCACCTCTAATGCGGAGCGCTCCAGAGTCAGCATCCCCAGCCCGCCATCCTCAGCAAATCAGCGGGCCGGGATGCATTCCCCGCCTCCGCGGAGAGTGCCGGCCAGAGAATTCAGCGGGACCTATGAAAGCCTCCCGGCGCGCTCTGTTCAG GTTTCAGAGTCCCGCGTGGTGGAGTGTCCCAGCATCCAGATCACCACCATCTCGCCTGAGGATGAATCCGCACCCAATCTTTCCTGGGACATAGAAAGCGGCAGCAGATGGGACCGGGAGCGCCTCTATCTCCCCCTGCTGGACCCCTTCACCTATCGAGACAGGTGCCCCGGCTCGCTCAGCCCCAGCCCTGCCTCTAGCCCCTCGTCCCGGGGCTGGTTAAGTCCGGCCTCCAGCTGCGACTCGCTGCTGGTAGAAGAAGAGGAGCTCAGCGAGTCTACGCTCCATTTCGGGCTCACGCCATACTCCCGGCCGACTTCACCCGGAGGAAAGAAGCGGAGGAACTCACCCCTCGCATCCCCTTGCACGTCCCGCAGGGGAAGTTACTCTGAGGAGTTGCAGGGGGGTGTCCTAGAAGGGGGAGACTCCAGCCTTCTGTCACAAGACTCGCCTGGCAGCTTTGAGCTCAGTGTTCCACAGAAAACGAGGAAGACATCTATGGAGCAG TTGTCTCCAAGGGATCAGGAGCAGGTCTCTGGGCAAAAGCAGCCAGAGACCCTCCAGAGCAGGAAAGAGCCCCCCTCAATGAGTATGGACTATCTCTCTGTGCCCCCTGCTCTGGCTTGGGGCCGGACCAGAGCCAATTCCCACAGTCCTCTCTTCAG GTCAAATGCCCTGCCACCACTCGACTGGCCCCTGCCCTCCCAGTTTGAGCAGTACGAGCTGCGCATCGAGGTGCAACCCCGGCCCCACCACCGAGCCCACTATGAGACTGAGGGGAGCAGAGGAGCTGTCAAGGCCACTCCAACCGGACATCCGGTGGTCAAG TTGTTCGGATACAATGAGAGGAAACCACTTTCTCTCCAGGTTTTCGTGGGAACTGCGGACGATCGCTCTATCAGGCCGCACCCTTTCTATCAGATACACAG ggtGACGGGAAAAATGGTGGGCACCACCAGTCATGAAAACATCCAGGCGGGAACAAAAGTGCTAGACATCCCCCTCAACCCTGAGAACCACATGACTGCACT CATTGACTGTGCTGGGATCCTCAAGCTGAGGAACTCGGACATTGAACTGAGGAAGGGCGAAACCGACGTCGGGAGGAAGAACACACGTGTTCGCTTGGTCTTCCGCACCCAAATTCCTCTGGCACCACCTGCTCTTCCCCCTGGCCGGGTTCTGGCCCTACAGGTGGCCTCACTGCCCATCGAATGCT CCCAGCGGTCAGCACAGGAGTTGCCTGTCATCGAGTCAATCAgcctcacttcctgttcagtAGAGGGTGGCGAGGAGCTCCTGCTGAGTGGCACCAATTTCATGGCTATCTCGAGAGTTGTTTTCATGCAGAGAAGCACAG ATGGTAAACTTCAATGGGAAGAGGAAGCCCACGTAGACCGTGACAACAGCAATGAG TGTTTGCTGTGCATGAGTGTGCCGCCCTACTGCGACCTGTCTATCACTCGTCCAGTGTCAGTCAATCTTTACGTCTCCAATGGGAAGAGGAAAAGGAGCAGCACTCATTCCTTTAAATATGTCCCCA GCATGTTCAAGAAAGAGGACCCACTGCTGTCCCGGCCTCAGGCACTGGATGCAGGGGTGGTGTGTTCTTCAGTGGGGGGTCAGTCTAGAATGAACCTGAGGTGCGACCCCATGGCCGAAGAGCAGACAGGGCTGGGCTTCAACTTGTCCCCTTACCCATCCACCTACTCCCCTCCGTGCACTAGCCTGGCTTACCAGGAGGAGTACGGCGCTGAGACTGTGACCGAGGAGCCTCGTGGGATGGGCCCCACTGTGTCTGAGCATCACCCCAGCTTTGAGAACCTGGAGCTGGGTTTTACTGAGCTCCTCCCGTCTTTGTACCTCCGTGGTTCACAGCCACCATCCCCTTCCCCCTGGCTTGACTCACCCTACCTGTCCTCCTCACCCTCTCCCTCCCACTCCTCCTCCCTTAGCCCTTTCCCGGCCGGCAGCCCAATCTCCTCATCCCCTCTGCCTCCTGTTCCCACCCCACCATACTCCCAGTACTCTGCCTATCCTCAGGAGATGTGTCCCTCCCCTCCAACAAGCCAGAGCGCCTACCAGGACCTATGCTCAGTGCCTTACTCCCACTATGAGAGCTGGGACCCCTCAGCAAGGGTTCTTAGGATGGCTCACGAGGATGAGAGGGATGCCAAGGTTCAGGAGTGTCCTCTGGAGTTCACAAGCTCCACCGACATGCATCCCATCACATTTGAGGAAG TGTCGGAGTACATTGGGCAGGACTTGCAGTCTTACCAGGTCACCTCGCACACGGAGGAGCAGCCacactga
- the LOC119136601 gene encoding leukotriene B4 receptor 1-like, which produces MNNLSEVVRLEEQNPEDDSVVSNDYSTTVGALILSLVFLLGVPGNLFIVWSILARARRRSVTTLLILNLACADGFLMALTIFFIVYLAKQTWVFGTAMCKGLFYLCNVNMYASIFLITLMSVHRLVVVVLPRRTAAKLSRKVVRRVIMGMWLLVAVSALPSLVFRDVREDKDDRNKTRHVCAPNHTLPRYVKFQYSFETVAGFILPYAIIITSYVLILRRLRQTRFRRKVRSEKLILAIVVMFCLFWLPYHVINMIQVAAEWYSEGSPRREVLDHIYQTSRAVTSALAFISSCANPVLYTFAGKSYIKKNGLGFMARLFEGTSLDQVATKQNKDVTLSNVDSGAASSSAQNGR; this is translated from the exons ATGAACAACTTAAGCGAGGTGGTCAGGCTCGAAGAACAGAACCCTGAAGACGACAGCGTAGTGAGCAATGACTATTCCACCACGGTgggcgctctcatcctgagtCTGGTCTTCCTACTTGGCGTTCCCGGCAACCTCTTCATCGTGTGGAGCATCCTAGCCCGCGCCCGCCGTCGCTCTGTCACCACGCTGCTCATCCTCAATCTGGCGTGCGCCGACGGCTTCCTCATGGCACTCACCATCTTCTTCATAGTCTACCTGGCCAAGCAGACGTGGGTTTTCGGCACAGCCATGTGCAAGGGCCTCTTCTACCTGTGCAACGTCAACATGTACGCCTCCATCTTCCTCATCACGCTGATGAGCGTGCACCGGTTGGTGGTGGTCGTGCTGCCCCGCAGGACGGCGGCCAAGCTCAGCAGGAAGGTGGTGCGCCGCGTCATCATGGGCATGTGGTTGCTGGTGGCCGTCAGTGCGCTGCCCTCGCTAGTGTTTCGGGACGTCCGGGAGGACAAAGACGACAGGAACAAGACGCGACACGTGTGCGCCCCCAACCACACGCTACCTCGATAC GTGAAGTTTCAGTATTCCTTTGAGACAGTGGCAGGCTTCATCCTGCCTTACGCCATCATCATCACGAGCTACGTTCTCATTCTAAGACGCCTGAGACAGACTCGGTTTCGCCGAAAGGTTCGCAGTGAAAAGCTCATCCTGGCCATCGTGGTGatgttctgtctcttctgGTTGCCCTACCACGTCATCAACATGATACAG GTGGCAGCTGAGTGGTACTCGGAGGGATCACCCAGACGAGAAGT TCTGGATCACATCTACCAAACGAGTCGCGCTGTGACGTCGGCTCTGGCCTTCATCAGTAGCTGTGCCAACCCAGTCCTGTACACCTTTGCTGGCAAATCGTACATCAAGAAGAACGGCCTGGGCTTCATGGCGCGCCTCTTCGAGGGGACGTCGCTGGACCAGGTAGCCACTAAGCAGAACAAGGACGTGACACTCAGCAATGTGGACTCTGGCGCGGCCTCCTCGTCCGCACAGAATGGACGATGA